In the genome of Arachis hypogaea cultivar Tifrunner chromosome 9, arahy.Tifrunner.gnm2.J5K5, whole genome shotgun sequence, the window aaaacaacAGAACAACAGGAGAGGAGGAAGAATCATTTACCTGGAATCCTCCGACGGAACCGTGCGTAAAAGCTAATGTTGATGTATCCTTCATGGCAACAACAAGTGAGGGAGTCACAGCAATAATGGTCAGAGATGGAGTTGAAAAGTTGATAACAGGAGCAACCAATAAGATAAAGGCAAATTCAAGTCTAGTTGCAAAAAGCACAGCAATTAGGGATGCATTAGTTTTGATACAGAGTTTAGGAATACAGAAAGTTCTAATTGAACAAGACAATATACCTATTATGCAAAAGCACTGAAAACCAAAAGCAGAATTGCAGAAGTTGATCCGATTCTCAGAAATATCCAAGAATTAAAGGACGAAGACAACAGAATTGGCTTCACGTGGACTCCAAGGAAGGGAAATCGATTAGCCCACAAGGTTGTTTTATTGGAGGCGATGGGGCGACTGAATAGGAACTGGAGCATCAATCATCCTCCGAAAGTTATCGTGAAGATGATGAAGGGCTATTGCAAGATCAGGAATCGACAAGCAGGAGCGACAAGCAATATGCACCAACAACAGAGTCGCAGAAAAAGGCATCATGAAGACTGTGAAAGACAGTGACTGAGGCTCACCCTTTTGGCAAGAATTCAATGACACAAAGTTGATTCGAATCGGTCTAAATCTAAAAGTATATCCATTTGATTCAGAATCTCTCCACTCAACATTTTATGGAATGCGAGATCCATTGATCTCATTCCTTCCTAAAGAGAGCATCTCCCATTTTGAGGCTCACCCTTTTGGCAAGAATTTAATGACACAAAGTTGATTCGAATCGGTCTAAATCTAAAAGTATATCCATTTGATTCAGAATCTCTCCACTCAACATTTTATGGAATGCGAGATCCATTGATCTCATTCCTTCCTAAAGAGAGCATCTCCCATTTTCAGTCTTTGCTATCTTCGATTGGTAGTAGAGACTTAAAAAATTAGGGGAGgaatatttaatttgaatttcaatGTAAGAAGTGGAGTGTAAAAAATTCATGGAGTGAAGTTTTGTTTTGTTGTGGAGTGAAAGTTGGTCTTGTCCAACCCACACCCAgtccaaaaaaaattgaattttcgaTTAAAAATGTTCTTTTCATTACTTCCTTAATTAAGTGTCTTTTACCAAATCCtactaatgaataaaaaaaattaatttaagtaaACGAAAGCTATTATACAAAGACAAGTGCAATTGCACAACAATAGTTCCAATTGTAATGACATCGCACACTGTTGGTCCTtcaaagtaataaataaaatagttgaCTCATGCTTCTCAAGATCTTCAATCTCAAgccattcttttatttatttaatttattttcggtacaattcttttatttatttattttggtatatCTACTCAATACTTCACAAGTACCGCACCCATGGGCCATGGCCATCCCATAAATTTGGAAATTGCAACATAAAATCAAAGAATGTCCAACCCAAAAAGATAATGGAGAAAAAACATATTGGACTCTGACCAAAAgcgataaaaatatacaattttgttTTTGGTAAGGGAAAAAACTCGCTGTATTGGCCATATAGCAAAATACAGAAACTGGGGTTAGGGTACCCGTCTTAAAACCAAATACACAAAAAAACATTTATTGCCCAGCCCAAAACAAATTATTGCTCTAAATTTAAATGTTTTCCTCTATCAAGTATCAAGTATAGTTTGGTaatgaaataatattttattcaagttGTGGAAacaaaatatttcattttaataATTTAGTCAACCAATTTTAtactgaaaagaaaaagaataaataagatcataattaaatttataaattctaTAATACATCATCAGTATAATTTTCGGAACTTTATTAGCACAAATGTACAAACAAAATTCCTAATATACCTCCACATAATCAATTGATACAGCAAAACACACATGTTATTACATGTATTTTCTATTATTGTTTAGCAAAAATTAGAAATCATATttttctcttaaatgaaaacacCATAATTAAAGAAATTAGTTAAAAACCTGCTTTTTGATATTCGAGCATAAAAGAATAGTAAGAATATTATTTAAACCTATTACAATTCTTTCATTTTGGCAAAACTAATCCAAAATACATAAACTATTGGTTGGTTGAAGCCTCATCAATTTTATTAAAGTCCAAATTATAAGCATGAACCAACCAACATTATCATCATCGTCATATACACATCAGATAAGTTTGTTACAACATATAACAGATTCACTAAACAACACACGTGCACTTACGCGCCACCGTCAACGGCCGAGCGTATAGAGCGTGCACGAAGCCACTCAAGCATATCGCCAAACACAAGCTCCACGCTCTCCTCTGGCTCCCCAACCAGCTGGTGCCACATTCCAGGATACACCTTAAGCGTCTTATCCTTACTCGCGGCACGCGCGTAAAGCTCCTCCACGCAAGCCGGGTCGCAAACAACGTCGTCCCCGCCGTGAACCACCAGAAACGGCACCTCAACCTCTTCGAACCTTCCCTGAAGCTCCCTGCATATCCGCAGCAGCTCCTGCGCCGTCGAAGCTCGGGGACGCGCCACCTTCCTCCGCGGGCTCGCCAGCGCCAGCTTCCGCTTCCACTCCACTTTGAAGGAAACGTCCGGGATCGAGCCGCGCGTTGGAACCACGCGCCACGTAGGGATTATCGCCGCAGCTATAGAAAGGAAATGTTCCAATGGCCACGGTGGCTTGAACTTCTCGCTGATCCCGCACATGGCGCCGTTAAGAATCAGACCGTTCCACGGCTTCCCGGATGAGACATTTTCCGGCGAGTCGCGGAGGCGGAGAGTGATTAATAGCGCGATTGCGCCGCCGAGGGATTCGGAGTAGAGGAAGGAAGGAAGAGAAGGATCGAAGCGAGAGCGGAATTCGTCGAAGAAGGCGATGCAGTCGTCGACGACGGGGTTGATGTCAGGGATGTGGGCGATGAGGCCGTCGGAGAAGCCGTGGCCCTGATGGTCAATGGCGCAGGTGGCGAATCCGGCCTTGGCGAAGTAGATGGCGGTGAGCTGGAGGAACCAGCTGGATTCGCCGGTATATCCGTGAACGAGGGCGATGGTTCCGGTGACGGTTGCGGGGGGTAGCGGGAGCCACCACTGAGTGAAGAGCTTGAGGCCCCTAGGGTTTGTGATGAACTCGGAGCCGTGACTCACTGAGTGGCGTGCGTAGAACTCGTCCGCTGTTAAGTCACCAAAGGGGCTGCGCTCGTTAGCTTCCGCTACTGGGTGCACCATCGTCGCTAAAATGCGCCCTCCGTCTCGCAGACTCACTTTGGAGTTTGGATTAGACTGTCTTTTGTTATTTCACTCTCCTTCACTATTTATTATCAATTGATATTGttggtactaaaatttattcAAATGAACTACCAACATAGGAAAAATGTTTATTCTTTACATATATTTGATGATGTGTTATCCTATAACCAAACAATCAAATATGTCATTAGTATTTTAATAGTtatgcatatatataattttaaaaagagttcaactagagaattaatttttattatttctagcTCATACTAATATTTAAATGCACATCTTAAATTACATACTAAAAGAATAtctaaaatttcattaaaaaaaatctaaaactaaaatagaatATCTAGTCACAAAGTTTTGATGGAAATCACCAAAAAatgatttagaattaaaataaaatcttaataaGTGTAAATGAAACAAAAGTTGAATAAGAAAaccatttataaaaaaattagctcTATATACTTTTTCgtttaaaaatatcataataaagaATTAAGTTTTCGTTTATTCTAAAACATCTCAAAGACTTGTTCAAGAATTGTTAATGCTAAACAAACACTTTATTTAATGTACAGAAATGATACTTTAGGTTAGAACATTCCAAATACAAACGTGATTCTCAATGATGTAATTTGAATCTTAAAGAAAATGTACACTTAATGTTAATAGTATTTAGCAATATTTCTAATAAGATGGTGGATATTGTCACTTACAAATCGAtataacacaaaaaataaaatgcaaacaagaaaagaaaggaaaagaaaaattgtgGTCACAATAAATTATGCATAATTGGATATTTAGAAGAGGTTGGGCACATTAACTGCAAGTGGGGATGGAATGGAAGTTGAAGACTTGAAGTTTTATGTCTAGTAATTGAATGAAGCAGGGGAAAGTAGTTGGCACAGGCAAAAGTAACCTATGCATTCTTGTGAAATTTTCTCTTCCATTATGGAAAAAAAATCTTCCTATGTAAGTAAATATCGTGTGTACCATgacccaaaataaataaataaataaataaataaatatcgtGTGTACTACTGTGTACTACGTTTTTCTTCCGTAACTAATCTACTCGTTCACTTTTTCTTAAGAGACAAAATACTTTTACAAATTGTATgacatgtatatatataacatGAATAATTTAAATCGTTACGGTTAGAATTGAGGTGATATGTATTTACCATTTAGGACATGCTTGTGACTTGGGAGGATTGCCATCAAAGAGAAGGTATGGAATGGAAAGACTTTTTTCCCCctctttttttcaattattagAAGAGtgattttaaaacctttttcttttatttttaagattttaaaatgtgataaaaatgattatatattaaatatttttttaaagataattttagaaattatattttaataaaaattttgtaaaaatattattaaaaaatgaaatatttttctctttaaccttaaaattgaattatatatttttatacactttttaaataattatttaaatatctcTAAAACTTCATATCACATGTACAAATCTTTTGCTAAATATAAAAATCGTTCGCtacttataaaaataatattttttatttttaataattttttcaaaaatatatttttcattcatattttttagaattactTTTATCAAAACTTTTGAGACTATTTTAGTAATTTCGTTTTCAGTACATACTTTCTTTTTTGTatatacgattttttttttggtgtaagAATATGGACTTACTTGTTGAGTCCAAATAAAAATTCCCTTATATAGGCCAATATATTTTAGCTATATAGTTTTCTGTGTAGGTTGGGCCAAAAAATCAATCCAAAAAATTGCAAACAAATGTACCTTTTTATTTTGGTAGTTAAAATGGGGCGCAAACAAATGTATATAACACAAGGAAAAAAGAAAGTTCTATACCCATGGCCTAACATTGTTTCTTCTGCAGAAATGATCCTCTCTGGAGATTAACATTTAGTTAGTTGGAtgttgatttgattttttttttaacttattttgtgtTATCGTTGTATAGAAATTGATATTTGAACAAAAATTTATCTGTATATATAGGAATATCTATCAATATTTAAATACATCTTTGTTCaaatatcattttcaaaaatttaattcaacTTCTTTACTTatgatattatatttaattaaaagtttaGGCTCATGTTAGTAACTCAAGTTAATAATAATGACAAGCATATTCAATTATTAGTTGACGTATACGTGTTTGGTTTTGAGTGCGTTAGACAGTTTAGAGAAGTAAAAGCTAATTCTTGCAAAGTTTGAAGCATGGAGCAAGCTTGAGCAAAGatgtaataataatgtataaatatCATGCATAAGCTATTAAGAAGAATAATCAATTTAagttggttgagtaattagtttatttatttgtttaaataaattataaaaattttgaattttaatttatgcatagttttgaaaattaaattgaatcgGCTAGTTTAATCGGATTAATCAAAAATCGATCATTTAGttgatttaattaatatataaaattgttatgtaaaaagttaataaaaaaacttATTATCCTGACGATTAACCGGTGAATCATTAAAATTGGccaatttttttatggtttttgatTCGATACATGACTTGAAAACGATGCTATTTTgctattgtttaaaaaaaaaaattcagaagcAAGAAAATTCCAACACCCATTTCTTTCACTCTCTGACAGTGTACCTAATCCTAAATTCAGCCAGCCACCATCACCATTCCTCATCGCCGAACTCTTCTCCTCCGGTCACACTCTTCTCATCGCCAACCTCTTCTTATCGCATCGCGGAACTCTTCTCAGTTCTCATCGCTCTTCTCGTTGCCATCGCACGAAGGACGCGTTGACCCGGTGGTATTATCCTCGCGAAGGTTGCTCGATCGATCATTATCTCTTCGAGCTCTCTTTTTCTGTGTGTCTGAGACTAACATTCCTCTTTGAGTTGTCTATTGCTCTTTGTCCGAACTCATTTTCCCTCCTCTGTGTAGGCATTAGCAACACCACCACCAATAAGACCAGAGAAGTTGCTAACAAAAAGGAGAAAATTATCATCACCTCAATCCATTAGGATGGATCTAATGCAAAGAGCAAGTACAACAATAACTTTAAGATTGTCCAGTTTTTTAAAGTTTGTTCCAACTCCTAATTTTAAAGCACCAAGGGAAAAGAATCTCTGATATTCAATGTACTTATTGAAGCTAATTAATCTATTAAGGTGTTTAGGATAATAGGTGTTTGTTTTGTAAGGCTTGGTTATTAGTGTGTTCCAAACTTGATAGTTTATTTCTTGGCCAGACTTTATTACTTTTTGTCTTGCACTTGTTTTGTTTCTTTAATCTTGCTACTCTATCATATATATGAAATACACAGATTCACAGTATGCTAATAATATGGTCCAGTTACATATTTCAATTTAGTTGTTCCTTTACGGTTAAGTCAGTATCAAAACAGAAcacactaaataaataaataaaataactctaacatactttcattcatatagattaacATATTACATACAACAATTGTTAAACCTTTATAATCACAACTACCACAACCactaaagtaaaagaaaaaataacagcAACCCTAACATAACACTTGGATAAGATATTTTGGAGTCTTCGCTTCAACTTCCAACTTTTCAATCATCTAAGCTAGATTGATCCTCACTTATTCATTGTCATTTGCTACATCACTATCTATTCTTTCTTTATATTCTTCTTTTATATCATCAGTCGAGAGAAAAAATTTACACCATTTTTTGTCAATAGTCTACATGAAATAGGGTTAGGAGTTACGAACATAAAAGAACAACTATTTTTAATCAACAACTCACATTGTAATTAGAACAACTAAAGAAGGATTTATTTGGATTTGTATATGTTTCAGACCACCGAAACACACAGCAACAGCCGTACTCACAATGCTCTGGCACTTGCGAATCTCTAATGCGACTTGGAGTCCTCGTTGTTGATTGAAAAAAACTTCTTTGACCCTAACTCGCACATCCAATCATGATTCTGTACCAATGCTTTCGGTTTTGAACAACAAGAATGGCGAATCAAGTTAGGGTTAAAAATAGCCGTTATATACTCCAATGTGGCATGTCAGTGCCATGTTTGATATGTATTTCAAATGTTTATGATATGaagagattaaatattatttaaaagttattagtttattttgatgtattttgattcttgtttatttagttattaaattggGCTTTATGTTTGTGAACtttatgattttctttgttttaacctaataagaagtTATAAATATCTCCTTAACTATTTTAGTTGTAATATTGAGTTATTACAGGTACTAAAGcactttttggtttcgtgatgaaaccatgatGTGGACAAGTGAGATTGAGTAAATTCTTCTCTTATTGCACAGGAAATTGTGCAGAATATTGAAGAGTAATTTCGATACAATTTCCAAACTATAGTGTGAACAAATTAGgctgaggagtccctttcttgttgcatcaaaaaattagataaaaaagtagagtgattctttTTGTATCCAATTTcaatctatcctttttattttctatttcaattttaatgtaacttccttattcaatttcaattcatgtcattttgtttatctttttttcgTATCAATGTCACTGCCGGCGACAAGGTTAACTGACCAAAAATAAGGCAAGGGACCAACTAGGTGCATTATTTAATAACGGACATGTCTAATTGGATATTAATcaaatatgtttataaaaatttattaatttagttcttTTTTTCCAATTACAAAAACCATATTTCCAATATAAT includes:
- the LOC112712594 gene encoding caffeoylshikimate esterase yields the protein MVHPVAEANERSPFGDLTADEFYARHSVSHGSEFITNPRGLKLFTQWWLPLPPATVTGTIALVHGYTGESSWFLQLTAIYFAKAGFATCAIDHQGHGFSDGLIAHIPDINPVVDDCIAFFDEFRSRFDPSLPSFLYSESLGGAIALLITLRLRDSPENVSSGKPWNGLILNGAMCGISEKFKPPWPLEHFLSIAAAIIPTWRVVPTRGSIPDVSFKVEWKRKLALASPRRKVARPRASTAQELLRICRELQGRFEEVEVPFLVVHGGDDVVCDPACVEELYARAASKDKTLKVYPGMWHQLVGEPEESVELVFGDMLEWLRARSIRSAVDGGA